The stretch of DNA CCCTACTGGTCCGGTACCACCGAGTCCTCCTCGCGGCTGCGCGTCAGCGTCGAGCGCTGGCGTGACTGGGTGTCCGTGGTGGAGGTGGAGGCGGAGGGGCGGGACTGACGGGGCGGGCCGGGAAACCGGGCTCCTCAGCCGTCGAGGTCCCCCGGCTTTCCGTAGCGCCGGAACGCGACGGTCTCAACCGTCCAGGGTCCGAACGGCACTTTGTCGCCGAAGATGTACGGCTCCTTGTTCCCGTACCGCCCCGCGCACGGCTCGGAGTGCACCTCGATCGTGCCGGTCCGGGGGTCGACGATCATGTAGCGGTCGATGCCCATGGCGGGATACTCGGTCAGCTTCTCGCCGTAGTCGTTGTTCGGGTTGGACGGGGAAACGATCTCGATGACGGCCAGCACCTGCGTGGCGTCGACGGCGATGCCCTCCTCGTCGAGCACGGCCTCGGGGATCACGAGGGCGTCGGGGCGGCGCATGCGGCCGATCGCGGGGTGCTCGATCTCCGGGCCGTTCGCGCAGATGTAGCCGGGGTGGGTGACAAGGAGCTGCTTGTTCAGCTGCTGGCAGATGCGATGGACCGTGCCCTCGTGGCGCTTCGAGGGGCACATCATGGCCAGTATCGGACCTGAAGGTCCGATCTCTACGTTCCAAGTGCCCTCAAGGCGCTCGGCATAGGTTCCGAGCTCCTCGGCGATCGCGCGCATCTTCGCGTAGTCCATGCTTCGAGGGTAGCGAGGAGTCGAGTTGCCTCCCCGCCTGTCGGATCTCCCTGTGGCGGCATACGAGGGTTTCCCCAGTCCTACTAGCCCCGGAAAGCGGCCATAAAGATGCGCAGCACCACGCATTGGGGTGTATTTGGGCCTAAGTGAGACTCAGGCCTGAAAGGGAGGCTCTCCATGCGTGGAGCCACGCACGCCAAGTGGGCCGCATGTGCGGTGACCGTCGCGCTCGCGGCGACCGCCTGCGGCGGAGGCGGGGGCAACGGCGGTGGCGGCGACGGCTCCGGGATCGTGGGTTCCTCCTGGGGTGATCCGCAGAATCCGCTGGAGCCTGCCAACACCAATGAGGTGCAGGGCGGCAAGGTGCTCGACATGCTCTTCCGGGGTCTCGTGCGCTACGACCCGAAGACCGGCGAGGCCAAGAACATGGTCGCCGAGAAGATCGACACCAAGGACTCGCAGAGCTTCACCGTGAAGATCAAGGACGGCTGGAAGTTCAGCAACGGCGAGAAGGTCACCGCGAAGTCCTTCGTGGACGCCTGGAATTACGGCGCCCATCTGAAGAACAACCAGAAGAACGCCTACTTCTTCGGCTATATCGAGGGTTATGACAAGGTCCACCCGGAGAAGGGTGACGCCAGTGCAGAAACGCTCTCCGGACTGAAGGTCGTCGACGACACCACCTTCACCGTCAAGCTCACGCAGAAGTTCTCCACCTGGCCCAAGACCCTCGGCTATCCGGCGTTCGCTCCGCTGCCCAAGGCTTTCTACGACGACCACGACGCATGGCTCGCCAAACCGGTCGGCAACGGCCCGTACACCGTGGACTCGTACGCCAAGGGGTCCAAGATGTCCCTGCGGAAATGGGACGGGTACAGCGGTGCGGACAAGGCGCAGAACGGCGGTGTGGATCTCAAGGTCTACACCGACAACAACACCGCCTACACGGACCTGATGGCGGGCAATCTGGACCTCGTCGACGACGTTCCCGCCTCGCAGCTCAAGAACGCGAAGAGCGATCTGGGTGACCGCTACATCAACACCCCCGCAGGCATCATCCAGACGCTCGCCTTCCCCTTCTACGACAGCAAGTGGTCGAAGTCCGGAATGGAGAAGGTCCGCCAGGGACTCTCCATGGCGATCAACCGCGATCAGATCACCGACACCATCTTCCAGAAGACCCGCACCCCCGCCACCGACTGGACGTCCCCGGTGCTCGGCGAGGCCGGGGGGTACAAGGAAGGGCTGTGCGGTGACGCCTGCAAGTACGACGCCGGCCAGGCCAAGAAGCTGATCTCGGACGGCGGCGGCATCCCCGGCGGCACGCTGAAGATCACGT from Streptomyces sp. BA2 encodes:
- a CDS encoding Uma2 family endonuclease codes for the protein MDYAKMRAIAEELGTYAERLEGTWNVEIGPSGPILAMMCPSKRHEGTVHRICQQLNKQLLVTHPGYICANGPEIEHPAIGRMRRPDALVIPEAVLDEEGIAVDATQVLAVIEIVSPSNPNNDYGEKLTEYPAMGIDRYMIVDPRTGTIEVHSEPCAGRYGNKEPYIFGDKVPFGPWTVETVAFRRYGKPGDLDG
- a CDS encoding peptide ABC transporter substrate-binding protein; this encodes MRGATHAKWAACAVTVALAATACGGGGGNGGGGDGSGIVGSSWGDPQNPLEPANTNEVQGGKVLDMLFRGLVRYDPKTGEAKNMVAEKIDTKDSQSFTVKIKDGWKFSNGEKVTAKSFVDAWNYGAHLKNNQKNAYFFGYIEGYDKVHPEKGDASAETLSGLKVVDDTTFTVKLTQKFSTWPKTLGYPAFAPLPKAFYDDHDAWLAKPVGNGPYTVDSYAKGSKMSLRKWDGYSGADKAQNGGVDLKVYTDNNTAYTDLMAGNLDLVDDVPASQLKNAKSDLGDRYINTPAGIIQTLAFPFYDSKWSKSGMEKVRQGLSMAINRDQITDTIFQKTRTPATDWTSPVLGEAGGYKEGLCGDACKYDAGQAKKLISDGGGIPGGTLKITYNADTGSHKEWVDAVCNSINKALGNDKSCVGSPVGTFADFRSKASQQKLDGAWRAGWQMDYPLIQNFLQPLYYTDAPSNDGKWSDKKFDELVDKANAETDTAKAVSTFQDAEKVLAEQMAVIPLWYQNGSAGYSDRISDVALNQFSVPVYNEIKVS